From Daucus carota subsp. sativus chromosome 6, DH1 v3.0, whole genome shotgun sequence, the proteins below share one genomic window:
- the LOC108227158 gene encoding uncharacterized protein LOC108227158 isoform X2 → MIFYIYPPTEKLHQIIARTAIYVSKHGAQSEIVLRVKQGDNPTFGFLMPDHHLHSYFRYLVDHSELLHSEEKPQNDKISGTERGVGGGALSLLGSLYGFGDDDDAAVENALTSEENASSGAITAHMSEKTASVKSISIDALSNHPVNSQDEVPAKPKDKVFVLKRNSFTSGSKAGSGSDRRKEADSVVSHSATTSRSQSSFVTPTSMVEPPSEMKKMIAKIVEFIMKNGKQFEAVLIEQDSEHGRFPFLLSSNQYYQYYLKILEEAQKSRVSGRASVKEKDGSGLHGSSKKTIVPKGSGSSLESAECEIPFDFDRKDKFKMVIGKSKNDGLDPPSKAGQQQSEVGVDAAAAAAILQAATKGIRTPNLDFLSRSSLNRKDNNSEHVSSLGSSRASHPQSVAQKSDENGARAREAAGEAESREANLTREQKLKAERLRRAKMFVAMIKSGSAPQIKTESSHGTSSEPCNLSGVDAEGDRAAREREGSSAPLEIGATENIESAANKFSTDEYNERKARRKYRSNSSKHDAAKDYTDDEEDEVEDEVVYKHSRNKHRKEEKDHSEKYHRHSRRHHRSRRASHDGDEKDEVEHDDEKDHKYSRKHHRSYKSSNDEDEEEHEDRRYRKKHRSLRCSNDGDEVEGDDKRDHKYSKKHHRSSKSTDDDDEDEYEDRRSRKKHRSRHHSRHHSRDSHRHKHRRHTSSKDRESQRQNRHNITSGEENVLCIGSDEFNGEVPQPEREDLEEGEISAKVSDQSRGSAGGAHREPSVDVSSSFQDQKSSSQPLEPTEVSNDLRAKIRAMLLETM, encoded by the exons ATGattttctatatatat CCTCCTACAGAGAAGTTGCATCAGATTATTGCAAGGACTGCTATATATGTCAGCAAACACGGAGCACAATCAGAAATCGTTCTGAGGGTGAAACAGGGAGATAACCCAACGTTTGGGTTTTTGATGCCCGACCATCATCTTCATTCCTACTTCAGGTATCTTGTTGATCATTCAGAACTTCTGCATTCTGAAGAAAAGCCTCAAAATGACAAGATATCTGGTACTGAACGTGGAGTTGGAGGTGGAGCGTTGTCTTTGCTGGGTTCTTTGTATGGGTTtggggatgatgatgatgctgcaGTTGAGAATGCCTTAACCTCTGAAGAAAATGCCTCCAGTGGAGCTATCACTGCTCACATGTCTGAGAAAACAGCATCTGTAAAAAGTATTTCGATTGATGCACTTTCAAACCATCCAGTCAACTCTCAAGATGAAGTTCCAGCTAAGCCTAAAGATAAAGTCTTTGTGCTTAAAAGGAATTCCTTTACTAGTGGATCAAAAGCTGGAAGTGGTAGTGACAGAAGAAAAGAAGCCGACTCTGTTGTTTCACACTCTGCCACTACAAGCAGGTCACAGTCTTCCTTTGTGACACCTACATCAATGGTCGAGCCTCCATCTGAAATGAAGAAAATGATTGCCAAGATTGTTGAGTTTATCATGAAGAACGGGAAGCAATTTGAGGCAGTACTCATTGAACAGGACAGTGAACATGGTAGATTCCCATTTCTTTTGTCCTCGAACCAGTACTATCAATACTATCTAAAAATACTCGAAGAAGCTCAGAAG TCAAGAGTTTCTGGGAGGGCCTCAGTAAAAGAAAAAGATGGTTCAGGATTGCATGGGTCAAGTAAGAAGACTATAGTCCCCAAGGGAAGTGGTTCTTCCTTAGAATCTGCTGAATGTGAGATTCCATTTGATTTTGACAGAAAAGATAAGTTCAAGATGGTTATTGGAAAGTCGAAGAATGATGGTCTAGACCCTCCATCGAAGGCTGGTCAGCAACAATCAGAAGTCGGTGTagatgctgctgctgctgctgctattCTTCAGGCGGCAACAAAAGGCATTAGGACACCTAATTTGGATTTCCTCTCAAGATCTTCTCTGAACCGTAAAGACAACAACAGTGAGCATGTCTCTAGCTTGGGCAGTTCCCGTGCATCTCATCCTCAAAGTGTTGCTCAGAAATCTGACGAAAATGGAGCCAGGGCTCGTGAAGCAGCCGGCGAGGCTGAATCTCGTGAAGCAAACTTGACCAGAGAGCAGAAGCTGAAGGCTGAGAGATTGCGGCGCGCGAAAATGTTTGTTGCTATGATAAAAAGTGGCTCTGCCCCCCAGATTAAAACTGAATCGTCTCATGGTACATCATCAGAGCCCTGCAATTTAAGTGGTGTTGATGCTGAGGGTGATCGTGCAGCTAGAGAACGGGAAGGTAGCTCAGCCCCATTAGAGATTGGTGCTACAGAAAATATTGAATCAGCTGCAAATAAATTTTCCACTGATGAATATAATGAACGAAAAGCAAGGAGGAAGTATCGTTCAAACTCTAGCAAGCATGACGCTGCTAAAGATTATACTGATGACGAGGAAGACGAGGTGGAAGATGAAGTGGTATATAAGCACTCCAGAAATAAGCACCGCAAAGAAGAGAAAGATCATTCTGAAAAGTATCACAGACATTCCAGGAGGCATCACAGGTCCCGTAGGGCTTCACACGACGGAGATGAAAAAGACGAGGTAGAACATGATGATGAAAAGGATCACAAATATTCCAGAAAGCATCACAGGTCTTACAAGTCCTcaaatgatgaagatgaagaggagCATGAAGACAGGCGCTATAGGAAGAAACATCGGTCCCTTAGGTGTTCAAACGATGGAGACGAGGTAGAAGGGGATGACAAAAGGGATCATAAATATTCCAAGAAGCATCATCGGTCTTCCAAGTCCACAGATGATGACGATGAAGATGAATATGAAGATAGGCGCTCCAGGAAGAAACATCGCTCCCGTCATCATAGTAGACACCATAGTAGAGATAGTCACAGGCACAAACATAGGAGGCATACTTCTTCGAAGGACAGAGAAAGTCAGCGTCAAAATAGGCATAATATTACTTCTGGGGAAGAAAACGTGCTTTGTATTGGATCTGATGAGTTTAATGGGGAGGTACCTCAACCCGAAAGAGAAGATCTGGAAGAGGGTGAGATCAGTGCCAAAGTCTCAGATCAGTCTAGAGGTAGTGCTGGTGGGGCCCATAGAGAGCCTTCTGTTGACGTATCAAGTTCGTTTCAGGATCAGAAGAGTTCGTCTCAGCCATTGGAACCCACTGAAGTCTCCAATGACCTTAGAGCTAAAATTCGAGCAATGTTACTGGAAACTATGTAA
- the LOC108225912 gene encoding mitogen-activated protein kinase kinase kinase 18, whose product MEWTRGPIIGRGSSAAVYLATKCSGDIFAVKSTELASSSFLQREQNFLAQMNSPHIVKYLGVDVKFEDDKAMYNIFMEYLSGGTLSEVIKKRGGSLDESMIRVYTNQILQGLDYLHSNDIAHCDIKGQNILLGKDGVKIADLGCARLLKDGVAATSAFSGTPVFMAPEVARGEEQGFPADIWSLGCTIIEMVTGTNPWPELDHPLSAIHKIGFSGEVPEFPNRLSDNGKDFVSKCLKSNAKERWTAKQLLSHPFLNELCFDFEKVEKFDKNSPTGVLDLGFWDSVQVSEPSVKSSQFIYASDHLAKERIRGLVASKVLPEWDNDDDWVTVRIIPAENNAQVLQQNSDSSTNSIHMELVDVNSLNTEESESSIDIQDFLLLEPSDVGMIGNFDTCLSTDSELSSVSQVSNFERRMNENIFLLIMNVVPAVHMHFTFSFAAVSLSLLFSCLNFC is encoded by the coding sequence ATGGAGTGGACTAGGGGTCCGATCATCGGAAGGGGATCCTCTGCTGCAGTCTACCTCGCAACAAAATGTTCCGGGGACATCTTTGCAGTGAAATCGACGGAGCTAGCCAGCTCTAGCTTCTTGCAGAGGGAGCAGAATTTTCTTGCGCAGATGAACTCTCCTCATATAGTCAAGTACTTGGGCGTTGATGTGAAATTCGAAGATGATAAGGCCATGTACAATATTTTCATGGAGTATTTATCTGGCGGCACACTTTCTGAGGTGATCAAGAAGCGAGGAGGTTCACTTGATGAGTCTATGATCCGAGTTTACACGAATCAGATTTTACAAGGTTTGGATTATCTGCACTCTAATGATATTGCGCATTGCGATATCAAAGGCCAGAATATTTTGCTAGGAAAAGATGGTGTCAAGATTGCTGATCTAGGCTGTGCTAGATTGTTAAAAGATGGAGTTGCGGCCACATCAGCATTTTCGGGCACGCCTGTGTTTATGGCTCCTGAGGTTGCGCGTGGCGAAGAGCAGGGGTTTCCGGCTGATATATGGTCACTGGGATGCACAATTATTGAAATGGTCACAGGAACAAACCCCTGGCCGGAGCTGGATCATCCACTGTCAGCGATTCATAAAATTGGGTTTTCTGGTGAGGTACCAGAATTTCCTAACCGTCTTTCGGATAATGGCAAAGATTTTGTGAGCAAGTGCTTGAAGAGTAACGCTAAAGAGCGGTGGACAGCCAAACAACTGCTTAGCCATCCATTTCTTAATGAGTTGTGTTTTGATTTTGAGAAAGTGGAGAAATTCGACAAGAATTCTCCAACTGGTGTCCTGGATTTAGGCTTCTGGGATTCGGTACAAGTCTCAGAGCCTTCTGTCAAATCATCCCAATTCATTTACGCATCAGATCATCTAGCAAAAGAGAGAATCAGAGGATTGGTTGCTTCTAAAGTCTTGCCCGAATGGGATAACGACGATGATTGGGTGACGGTTAGAATAATCCCCGCGGAGAACAATGCTCAAGTTCTGCAACAGAATTCTGATAGTAGTACTAATTCGATTCATATGGAATTGGTCGATGTTAACTCTTTGAATACAGAAGAGTCTGAAAGTTCTATAGATATTCAGGATTTTTTGCTACTAGAACCATCTGATGTAGGAATGATCGGTAATTTCGACACTTGTCTGAGTACAGACTCGGAGTTGTCAAGTGTATCACaagtttcaaattttgaaagacGAATGAATGAAAACATATTCTTGTTGATTATGAACGTTGTCCCAGCTGTCCACATGCATTTTACTTTTAGCTTTGCTGCTGTTTCTttaagtttattgttttcatgcTTAAACTTTTGTTAG
- the LOC108227161 gene encoding stigma-specific STIG1-like protein 2 has translation MAATTIRVIVFVTTMTMALTVLLTMKHLSFDESSSLHDNTAADEVLVMPFKRVNRFLAEERNPRAADHCHKDNEVCNYQGTNSTCCNNKCLDLSTDNKNCGACKNKCKYTDTCCRGECVDTTYDKRHCGECNNKCSPGGYCIYGLCDYA, from the coding sequence ATGGCGGCCACGACTATCCGAGTTATCGTCTTCGTGACAACTATGACTATGGCACTCACGGTTCTCCTCACCATGAAGCATCTCAGCTTCGACGAAAGCAGCAGCCTCCACGACAATACTGCTGCTGATGAGGTTCTTGTAATGCCGTTTAAAAGAGTGAACCGTTTTCTCGCTGAGGAGCGAAACCCGAGAGCCGCTGATCACTGCCACAAAGACAATGAAGTGTGTAACTACCAAGGAACAAACTCCACTTGCTGCAACAACAAGTGCCTGGACCTATCAACTGACAACAAGAACTGCGGAGCCTGCAAGAACAAGTGCAAGTACACGGACACGTGTTGCAGAGGAGAATGTGTGGACACTACGTACGATAAAAGGCACTGCGGAGAATGCAACAATAAATGTTCCCCTGGGGGTTATTGCATATATGGTCTCTGCGACTACGCTTGA
- the LOC108227158 gene encoding uncharacterized protein LOC108227158 isoform X3 produces the protein MQPPTEKLHQIIARTAIYVSKHGAQSEIVLRVKQGDNPTFGFLMPDHHLHSYFRYLVDHSELLHSEEKPQNDKISGTERGVGGGALSLLGSLYGFGDDDDAAVENALTSEENASSGAITAHMSEKTASVKSISIDALSNHPVNSQDEVPAKPKDKVFVLKRNSFTSGSKAGSGSDRRKEADSVVSHSATTSRSQSSFVTPTSMVEPPSEMKKMIAKIVEFIMKNGKQFEAVLIEQDSEHGRFPFLLSSNQYYQYYLKILEEAQKSRVSGRASVKEKDGSGLHGSSKKTIVPKGSGSSLESAECEIPFDFDRKDKFKMVIGKSKNDGLDPPSKAGQQQSEVGVDAAAAAAILQAATKGIRTPNLDFLSRSSLNRKDNNSEHVSSLGSSRASHPQSVAQKSDENGARAREAAGEAESREANLTREQKLKAERLRRAKMFVAMIKSGSAPQIKTESSHGTSSEPCNLSGVDAEGDRAAREREGSSAPLEIGATENIESAANKFSTDEYNERKARRKYRSNSSKHDAAKDYTDDEEDEVEDEVVYKHSRNKHRKEEKDHSEKYHRHSRRHHRSRRASHDGDEKDEVEHDDEKDHKYSRKHHRSYKSSNDEDEEEHEDRRYRKKHRSLRCSNDGDEVEGDDKRDHKYSKKHHRSSKSTDDDDEDEYEDRRSRKKHRSRHHSRHHSRDSHRHKHRRHTSSKDRESQRQNRHNITSGEENVLCIGSDEFNGEVPQPEREDLEEGEISAKVSDQSRGSAGGAHREPSVDVSSSFQDQKSSSQPLEPTEVSNDLRAKIRAMLLETM, from the exons ATGCAG CCTCCTACAGAGAAGTTGCATCAGATTATTGCAAGGACTGCTATATATGTCAGCAAACACGGAGCACAATCAGAAATCGTTCTGAGGGTGAAACAGGGAGATAACCCAACGTTTGGGTTTTTGATGCCCGACCATCATCTTCATTCCTACTTCAGGTATCTTGTTGATCATTCAGAACTTCTGCATTCTGAAGAAAAGCCTCAAAATGACAAGATATCTGGTACTGAACGTGGAGTTGGAGGTGGAGCGTTGTCTTTGCTGGGTTCTTTGTATGGGTTtggggatgatgatgatgctgcaGTTGAGAATGCCTTAACCTCTGAAGAAAATGCCTCCAGTGGAGCTATCACTGCTCACATGTCTGAGAAAACAGCATCTGTAAAAAGTATTTCGATTGATGCACTTTCAAACCATCCAGTCAACTCTCAAGATGAAGTTCCAGCTAAGCCTAAAGATAAAGTCTTTGTGCTTAAAAGGAATTCCTTTACTAGTGGATCAAAAGCTGGAAGTGGTAGTGACAGAAGAAAAGAAGCCGACTCTGTTGTTTCACACTCTGCCACTACAAGCAGGTCACAGTCTTCCTTTGTGACACCTACATCAATGGTCGAGCCTCCATCTGAAATGAAGAAAATGATTGCCAAGATTGTTGAGTTTATCATGAAGAACGGGAAGCAATTTGAGGCAGTACTCATTGAACAGGACAGTGAACATGGTAGATTCCCATTTCTTTTGTCCTCGAACCAGTACTATCAATACTATCTAAAAATACTCGAAGAAGCTCAGAAG TCAAGAGTTTCTGGGAGGGCCTCAGTAAAAGAAAAAGATGGTTCAGGATTGCATGGGTCAAGTAAGAAGACTATAGTCCCCAAGGGAAGTGGTTCTTCCTTAGAATCTGCTGAATGTGAGATTCCATTTGATTTTGACAGAAAAGATAAGTTCAAGATGGTTATTGGAAAGTCGAAGAATGATGGTCTAGACCCTCCATCGAAGGCTGGTCAGCAACAATCAGAAGTCGGTGTagatgctgctgctgctgctgctattCTTCAGGCGGCAACAAAAGGCATTAGGACACCTAATTTGGATTTCCTCTCAAGATCTTCTCTGAACCGTAAAGACAACAACAGTGAGCATGTCTCTAGCTTGGGCAGTTCCCGTGCATCTCATCCTCAAAGTGTTGCTCAGAAATCTGACGAAAATGGAGCCAGGGCTCGTGAAGCAGCCGGCGAGGCTGAATCTCGTGAAGCAAACTTGACCAGAGAGCAGAAGCTGAAGGCTGAGAGATTGCGGCGCGCGAAAATGTTTGTTGCTATGATAAAAAGTGGCTCTGCCCCCCAGATTAAAACTGAATCGTCTCATGGTACATCATCAGAGCCCTGCAATTTAAGTGGTGTTGATGCTGAGGGTGATCGTGCAGCTAGAGAACGGGAAGGTAGCTCAGCCCCATTAGAGATTGGTGCTACAGAAAATATTGAATCAGCTGCAAATAAATTTTCCACTGATGAATATAATGAACGAAAAGCAAGGAGGAAGTATCGTTCAAACTCTAGCAAGCATGACGCTGCTAAAGATTATACTGATGACGAGGAAGACGAGGTGGAAGATGAAGTGGTATATAAGCACTCCAGAAATAAGCACCGCAAAGAAGAGAAAGATCATTCTGAAAAGTATCACAGACATTCCAGGAGGCATCACAGGTCCCGTAGGGCTTCACACGACGGAGATGAAAAAGACGAGGTAGAACATGATGATGAAAAGGATCACAAATATTCCAGAAAGCATCACAGGTCTTACAAGTCCTcaaatgatgaagatgaagaggagCATGAAGACAGGCGCTATAGGAAGAAACATCGGTCCCTTAGGTGTTCAAACGATGGAGACGAGGTAGAAGGGGATGACAAAAGGGATCATAAATATTCCAAGAAGCATCATCGGTCTTCCAAGTCCACAGATGATGACGATGAAGATGAATATGAAGATAGGCGCTCCAGGAAGAAACATCGCTCCCGTCATCATAGTAGACACCATAGTAGAGATAGTCACAGGCACAAACATAGGAGGCATACTTCTTCGAAGGACAGAGAAAGTCAGCGTCAAAATAGGCATAATATTACTTCTGGGGAAGAAAACGTGCTTTGTATTGGATCTGATGAGTTTAATGGGGAGGTACCTCAACCCGAAAGAGAAGATCTGGAAGAGGGTGAGATCAGTGCCAAAGTCTCAGATCAGTCTAGAGGTAGTGCTGGTGGGGCCCATAGAGAGCCTTCTGTTGACGTATCAAGTTCGTTTCAGGATCAGAAGAGTTCGTCTCAGCCATTGGAACCCACTGAAGTCTCCAATGACCTTAGAGCTAAAATTCGAGCAATGTTACTGGAAACTATGTAA
- the LOC108227158 gene encoding uncharacterized protein LOC108227158 isoform X1: MEMEVVGRHALLFDDDAMAAFVNSTDALVEWNSIPIDRYDVRHLLSSPPPPRRRNYHHPIESIESELDLERYADLSYQQQEEEEDLKTVNAGGYNAVAFSYGNEEESAFHKDSDSRLKSSAFCPPFPVPVDLVIPPTEKLHQIIARTAIYVSKHGAQSEIVLRVKQGDNPTFGFLMPDHHLHSYFRYLVDHSELLHSEEKPQNDKISGTERGVGGGALSLLGSLYGFGDDDDAAVENALTSEENASSGAITAHMSEKTASVKSISIDALSNHPVNSQDEVPAKPKDKVFVLKRNSFTSGSKAGSGSDRRKEADSVVSHSATTSRSQSSFVTPTSMVEPPSEMKKMIAKIVEFIMKNGKQFEAVLIEQDSEHGRFPFLLSSNQYYQYYLKILEEAQKSRVSGRASVKEKDGSGLHGSSKKTIVPKGSGSSLESAECEIPFDFDRKDKFKMVIGKSKNDGLDPPSKAGQQQSEVGVDAAAAAAILQAATKGIRTPNLDFLSRSSLNRKDNNSEHVSSLGSSRASHPQSVAQKSDENGARAREAAGEAESREANLTREQKLKAERLRRAKMFVAMIKSGSAPQIKTESSHGTSSEPCNLSGVDAEGDRAAREREGSSAPLEIGATENIESAANKFSTDEYNERKARRKYRSNSSKHDAAKDYTDDEEDEVEDEVVYKHSRNKHRKEEKDHSEKYHRHSRRHHRSRRASHDGDEKDEVEHDDEKDHKYSRKHHRSYKSSNDEDEEEHEDRRYRKKHRSLRCSNDGDEVEGDDKRDHKYSKKHHRSSKSTDDDDEDEYEDRRSRKKHRSRHHSRHHSRDSHRHKHRRHTSSKDRESQRQNRHNITSGEENVLCIGSDEFNGEVPQPEREDLEEGEISAKVSDQSRGSAGGAHREPSVDVSSSFQDQKSSSQPLEPTEVSNDLRAKIRAMLLETM, from the exons ATGGAAATGGAAGTAGTGGGACGGCACGCGCTGCTCTTCGACGACGACGCGATGGCGGCGTTTGTGAATTCAACCGACGCGCTGGTGGAATGGAATTCTATTCCCATCGATCGCTACGACGTTCGCCACCTCCTCTCCTCCCCTCCGCCTCCCAGACGCCGCAATTATCATCATCCTATTGAATCTATTGAATCGGAGCTCGATCTCGAACGTTATGCTGATCTCTCTTATCAGCAACAAG AAGAGGAGGAGGATTTGAAAACAGTTAATGCTGGTGGATACAATGCAGTTGCATTTTCATATGGAAACGAGGAAGAGTCTGCTTTTCATAAGGATTCTGACTCTCGCTTGAAATCATCTGCATTTTGCCCACCATTCCCTGTCCCTGTGGACCTAGTCATA CCTCCTACAGAGAAGTTGCATCAGATTATTGCAAGGACTGCTATATATGTCAGCAAACACGGAGCACAATCAGAAATCGTTCTGAGGGTGAAACAGGGAGATAACCCAACGTTTGGGTTTTTGATGCCCGACCATCATCTTCATTCCTACTTCAGGTATCTTGTTGATCATTCAGAACTTCTGCATTCTGAAGAAAAGCCTCAAAATGACAAGATATCTGGTACTGAACGTGGAGTTGGAGGTGGAGCGTTGTCTTTGCTGGGTTCTTTGTATGGGTTtggggatgatgatgatgctgcaGTTGAGAATGCCTTAACCTCTGAAGAAAATGCCTCCAGTGGAGCTATCACTGCTCACATGTCTGAGAAAACAGCATCTGTAAAAAGTATTTCGATTGATGCACTTTCAAACCATCCAGTCAACTCTCAAGATGAAGTTCCAGCTAAGCCTAAAGATAAAGTCTTTGTGCTTAAAAGGAATTCCTTTACTAGTGGATCAAAAGCTGGAAGTGGTAGTGACAGAAGAAAAGAAGCCGACTCTGTTGTTTCACACTCTGCCACTACAAGCAGGTCACAGTCTTCCTTTGTGACACCTACATCAATGGTCGAGCCTCCATCTGAAATGAAGAAAATGATTGCCAAGATTGTTGAGTTTATCATGAAGAACGGGAAGCAATTTGAGGCAGTACTCATTGAACAGGACAGTGAACATGGTAGATTCCCATTTCTTTTGTCCTCGAACCAGTACTATCAATACTATCTAAAAATACTCGAAGAAGCTCAGAAG TCAAGAGTTTCTGGGAGGGCCTCAGTAAAAGAAAAAGATGGTTCAGGATTGCATGGGTCAAGTAAGAAGACTATAGTCCCCAAGGGAAGTGGTTCTTCCTTAGAATCTGCTGAATGTGAGATTCCATTTGATTTTGACAGAAAAGATAAGTTCAAGATGGTTATTGGAAAGTCGAAGAATGATGGTCTAGACCCTCCATCGAAGGCTGGTCAGCAACAATCAGAAGTCGGTGTagatgctgctgctgctgctgctattCTTCAGGCGGCAACAAAAGGCATTAGGACACCTAATTTGGATTTCCTCTCAAGATCTTCTCTGAACCGTAAAGACAACAACAGTGAGCATGTCTCTAGCTTGGGCAGTTCCCGTGCATCTCATCCTCAAAGTGTTGCTCAGAAATCTGACGAAAATGGAGCCAGGGCTCGTGAAGCAGCCGGCGAGGCTGAATCTCGTGAAGCAAACTTGACCAGAGAGCAGAAGCTGAAGGCTGAGAGATTGCGGCGCGCGAAAATGTTTGTTGCTATGATAAAAAGTGGCTCTGCCCCCCAGATTAAAACTGAATCGTCTCATGGTACATCATCAGAGCCCTGCAATTTAAGTGGTGTTGATGCTGAGGGTGATCGTGCAGCTAGAGAACGGGAAGGTAGCTCAGCCCCATTAGAGATTGGTGCTACAGAAAATATTGAATCAGCTGCAAATAAATTTTCCACTGATGAATATAATGAACGAAAAGCAAGGAGGAAGTATCGTTCAAACTCTAGCAAGCATGACGCTGCTAAAGATTATACTGATGACGAGGAAGACGAGGTGGAAGATGAAGTGGTATATAAGCACTCCAGAAATAAGCACCGCAAAGAAGAGAAAGATCATTCTGAAAAGTATCACAGACATTCCAGGAGGCATCACAGGTCCCGTAGGGCTTCACACGACGGAGATGAAAAAGACGAGGTAGAACATGATGATGAAAAGGATCACAAATATTCCAGAAAGCATCACAGGTCTTACAAGTCCTcaaatgatgaagatgaagaggagCATGAAGACAGGCGCTATAGGAAGAAACATCGGTCCCTTAGGTGTTCAAACGATGGAGACGAGGTAGAAGGGGATGACAAAAGGGATCATAAATATTCCAAGAAGCATCATCGGTCTTCCAAGTCCACAGATGATGACGATGAAGATGAATATGAAGATAGGCGCTCCAGGAAGAAACATCGCTCCCGTCATCATAGTAGACACCATAGTAGAGATAGTCACAGGCACAAACATAGGAGGCATACTTCTTCGAAGGACAGAGAAAGTCAGCGTCAAAATAGGCATAATATTACTTCTGGGGAAGAAAACGTGCTTTGTATTGGATCTGATGAGTTTAATGGGGAGGTACCTCAACCCGAAAGAGAAGATCTGGAAGAGGGTGAGATCAGTGCCAAAGTCTCAGATCAGTCTAGAGGTAGTGCTGGTGGGGCCCATAGAGAGCCTTCTGTTGACGTATCAAGTTCGTTTCAGGATCAGAAGAGTTCGTCTCAGCCATTGGAACCCACTGAAGTCTCCAATGACCTTAGAGCTAAAATTCGAGCAATGTTACTGGAAACTATGTAA